The stretch of DNA atacgaacacatgtatatatgtatgtaggtatggcTTTATATGGATCTTTATTGAATTGGCCTAATTTTGTATTAAGTTTTCATAGTTGTTTATCGCAAAAATTTCGTACGAGTATTATTTTATGCGAGaaaagatataaaatattttttacgattatttgatatatatatTCCTATCTCTTTCTCTATTTCTTGTTATGAATTTACTACCAGAATTACATTTGTCAACTAAAGTTTTTGAGTGGAATAGTATTCAAAAATAACTTAAGCTCGAACGTCACCTCTCTTACAGTTATGACGCCGTAgtgttttaagcaaaaaatggaattttccGAAATATTGGATTGTTTACTAAGTAGTTTCGTTTGATGACAATAGCTGATCTTACTGAATATTTTCTCAGCCAACTTCACTCATAACTTCTTTACcattatatatttgaacagctGATATGGTAAGGTTTGTTTGTAGCGGcgtaaagacagctccttttcgtaacgtcaaaatcaacgaagaggtggtgtgagtcgatcctcttttcaagggtattttccaaaatttggcgcatggtgaatatctggtcagtggTTAATTTTCCAGGTCAAAAGCCACagtgataaggtccaatcagtttgttgacgatgtgctttaatctttcacacgatacgctcgatagaatatTGTACAGATAATTTCCAAGTCAGTTACTTCAagcataaaaacattttcgattgGTACTTAGGCGGTTTTAACCTCAAAAATATGTTCATAGAAAATATTCAGGAAAATAAAATGGgttcagaaaattttttttagtaatttagtATTTAAAGTTAAAGTATTTAAAGTGACGATTTAAGTAGTTTACGAGTTTGTGTTTTCACTTTTGGTGGCCGACAAAAACCCTATAATGGAGCCGGTAGTTTTaaatatctgaaaaataaaatttggctaGGCAATATCCAAACATTTCCGTTACTTTCTATGCACAACCGTCCGAACTTACCCACACTAGTAGGCTGTGATCGACAATGAAGAGAAACCCCGTTAAATTGGTGGCACGTTGAGCGCGCATCAGTGGCAAAAGTAGCAAACGCCTTACGGATGGAGGCACACGCTCCCAGGGGAACGCCAAATAAATACGATCAGAAACCGCTTCGCtctgcaacaaaaatatattcactACTTCTTAAGCAAATCAGGTATACTAATCCAAAGACTAAccacatttttgattttttcgccaCTAAAACAATAAATGCACAACTGAAAAGTGATGGTGACAAGTCCAACAGCTATCACCGGCAGCCCAGATATGTCACCCAGATTGATAAGATTGTAAGCGCTGAAGCAGAGTTTCAAATAGCTTACGGAAATTTCGATGAATACGATGGGCGCGTAGAGTTCGTCAAATTCCGCTGATAGCTCGATGATGCGGCGATGATAGTGCAATGTTCGCGTGATTCTGCCATGCAAGCTGGCGTAGTCTTCTGCACCGCTCATGGCCGCGCCCACAGTTTCCACTGCACGCTGTAGCGCGCGAAAATGAGCGGAAATGTTGAAGATGAACCAACAAAACAATGAATCCATGGCGGCGATGGCGTGTACGGCGTAGATTATGAACGAGATGCACCAGATATAGGAGACGGTGTAAAAGAAGGGATGAGCGGTGTTGAAGGGAAAGCTGGGAAGttataaaaatgaaagtaacaagatgttgaaaattattttcttctcGACAGAAAATTTAGCGTTCAAGGAAAACTAATTATTgcaccaaattaaatttttttttatattttcaccaCATTCTCACTTACGCTGCATCGAAGGGCAGTATGAAGATGGCATGTCCATTGAAACACCAGCTATATAGTAAAATGATGGCAGGCACTGCACAATATAGGGTGCCCGTTGACATGCAGCAACTGTAGTAAACACGTGCGATGCGCTGTTGCCAGTCATTTTCATGCTTCCACTCTTTCCCCTCTTTGACATTCGCTGAAAATTcagtttctttaaaaaataatcgatttctTCAGTTTATCACTCTGTACCTTCAGCCGCCAGCATATCTAAGCTACGTATAAGTTTTATAAAGCGTCTTCCCTTCGCCACAAACATGCCACTCTTGATCACAGAGAGCACGCCTTGCAGAAATACCGTTAACACTTGGATCGCCTTATCCTGCTCGCTGGTGTAAATGTAGAAACCCATAAGGAGTGTAATAATTGCTGTAGCCACGGTCCAGCTATAGTATCTACAGGGTGCGCTGGCAATGCGCTGATCCCGTTGCGCCCACAAATTAATGCCGATTACGCGAAAGCTAAACTGTTGTATTCGCAGATATTCGTACATTTTGGCCACTACTTAACGGAATGCGTGGTATTTGGATGTTCGATTGCTTTTATATGagtggaaatttttaatatatagtaGATATGTTCAATCCTTGGTATATGCAACCACTCATACGTCACAGTTAATTATGATGTTTGTGGCGCTCATTACGTCTAGACGCCCAGTTGTTTGGTGCAAAGGtgtataatttcaataaaacgaTATAGATTTTCTTGTGGTGTTTTGATGCTTACCTAAAATACACTAAATTAGTCGTAGAGGAAGTCAATGTACCGTTTAAATACAGCTTTGTTCTAGAATTCTATTTTGGTACATAATAAAAGGCACATGGTGAACCAAAATCCTtaacatttttacttttcaagAGTGAGTAAACGAATCCGATTTCCCAATTTTTCATATGGTAAAGAAACCATGATTCTGTTGGATAACTGTAACTATGGTATATTCGTATATTATCCAAATTATTCCCATCTGAAGCTATAACATTCCGCCTTCTCTTTCTGACAATTTGTGGATTCCATACCAAAAGAATTGCGCTGGTTTTTGATATCCAGCTTTGGTGCAAACCGTACTCGAGTGAAGGCATTATGCAAAGATCGAAAATAATGGTAGTCAGAAGAGGCAAATGGCTGGGTTAGATAGATAGTAAAGATTGAGGCATTGCACTGCGACTGACAGTCTATTGTGCCTTCCTCTATATCACATATGTTCAGCAAGGTCCAGCATCCTGAACAACTCCAGGAATCTGCTGAGcgcgactgaggtgatgtgatcacTGTCCACGTAGATTGAACCTAGGGCCTTTACCCTGCTTCTGCAAACTGCTGGGCAATCCAAAATTAGGTGTTCTGGGGTTTCCAGTTCCATGTCGAAGAACCGGCAGTTTGGGAAAGAAGCAATGCAGTGCGGCAGTACATTGTGTAGAGCGCAAAAAAGTTGCGGAATTTGTCTCGATGGAGATAGATTATTTCTTTAAACCTTGCGACGTTGTACCCTCCTAGAAGCAGTTTAGCATGGCGTATTGCTGCTACCTGCTGCCATTGCTGTTCTCTCCCTTctctctcctccgtgcggagcagctccttaagagagTGGAACCCCACTGTGATGTATGGTTCTGGCCCGTCATCTTGGAAGCTACCGCAGAGCGAGCTAGCTCTTTGCCGGCTACCCCTTTATGCTTCGGTACCCAGATTAGGTTACCGGGTTGCACAGTGATAGGCGGTTCAACCTTTCTATACACTCCTCTACAATTTAACCGTATACAGAGCTTGACTGTCGatacgctggttgcgatagttgcggtggATATTGAGTTCTATGCatagcaaagacttctgcttgaaaaatgctcgaaaaacgTCCCATTGGTATGGATAGTTTGATATGCGGTCCCGTAATGCTTGCTTTCAATGCCTTCCGGtattttcgagccgtcagtgtacccCAATGCCACC from Bactrocera dorsalis isolate Fly_Bdor unplaced genomic scaffold, ASM2337382v1 BdCtg031, whole genome shotgun sequence encodes:
- the LOC105232462 gene encoding odorant receptor 45a-like, with translation MYEYLRIQQFSFRVIGINLWAQRDQRIASAPCRYYSWTVATAIITLLMGFYIYTSEQDKAIQVLTVFLQGVLSVIKSGMFVAKGRRFIKLIRSLDMLAAEANVKEGKEWKHENDWQQRIARVYYSCCMSTGTLYCAVPAIILLYSWCFNGHAIFILPFDAAFPFNTAHPFFYTVSYIWCISFIIYAVHAIAAMDSLFCWFIFNISAHFRALQRAVETVGAAMSGAEDYASLHGRITRTLHYHRRIIELSAEFDELYAPIVFIEISVSYLKLCFSAYNLINLGDISGLPVIAVGLVTITFQLCIYCFSGEKIKNVSEAVSDRIYLAFPWERVPPSVRRLLLLPLMRAQRATNLTGFLFIVDHSLLVWIFKTTGSIIGFLSATKSENTNS